Proteins encoded together in one Kutzneria kofuensis window:
- a CDS encoding histidine phosphatase family protein: MRIILVRHGESLGNVDELAYCRIPDHALPLTPHGEQQVADTAPEIRALLAPGPVAAYVSPYLRTRQTLELLGVRDLTERMIAEPRLREQDWGNLQDPVEQEVQKRLRHEFGHFFYRLPHGESGADVDDRVASFLAELELRMLQQASHPTTVLVVSHGLAMRLLCRRLFSWSIELFESLSNPGHCEYRVLERAADGEWTIDRPFGQWRQSPDGSTQKTSVR, encoded by the coding sequence ATGCGGATCATCCTGGTACGGCACGGGGAGAGCCTCGGCAACGTCGACGAGCTGGCGTACTGCCGGATCCCCGACCACGCGCTGCCGCTGACGCCCCACGGCGAACAGCAGGTCGCCGACACCGCCCCGGAGATCAGGGCGCTGCTGGCGCCCGGGCCGGTCGCCGCGTACGTGAGCCCGTACCTGCGGACCAGACAGACCCTGGAGCTGCTCGGCGTGCGGGACCTGACCGAGCGGATGATCGCCGAGCCGCGGCTGCGGGAACAGGACTGGGGCAACCTGCAGGACCCCGTCGAGCAGGAGGTGCAGAAGCGTCTTCGGCACGAGTTCGGGCACTTCTTCTACCGGCTGCCCCACGGCGAGTCCGGCGCCGACGTCGACGACCGCGTCGCCAGCTTCCTCGCCGAGCTGGAGCTGCGGATGCTCCAGCAGGCCAGCCACCCGACCACCGTGCTGGTGGTGTCCCACGGCCTGGCCATGCGGCTGCTGTGCCGGCGGCTGTTCTCGTGGAGCATCGAGCTGTTCGAGTCGCTGTCCAATCCCGGGCACTGCGAGTACCGGGTGCTGGAGCGGGCCGCCGACGGGGAATGGACGATCGACCGTCCGTTCGGCCAGTGGCGGCAGTCGCCGGACGGCTCCACCCAGAAGACGTCCGTGCGCTGA